Proteins co-encoded in one Chitinophagales bacterium genomic window:
- a CDS encoding DUF4377 domain-containing protein, producing the protein MYQLSVIFLFLISCNTTTAPTSTKPSDDPQNESTPTEVLDMWINHFQSPCTGSGDAVLCLQAQFGETIKEENWEYFYDAIEGFDDYELGNIYHLKVSKKDVENPVADGSSFTYHMEQLVSKKPISEDTTFTLFLKQEGVPAYISKNEEVDNYVLANELVVVTDSEATAMALDKKLAEETPFNGVFKHTNDRDAIVLIGLE; encoded by the coding sequence ATGTATCAGCTTTCAGTAATTTTTTTATTTTTAATCAGTTGCAACACTACTACTGCTCCAACCTCCACTAAGCCAAGCGATGACCCTCAAAACGAATCTACTCCAACGGAAGTGCTTGATATGTGGATCAATCACTTTCAAAGTCCGTGTACTGGATCTGGAGATGCTGTACTTTGTTTACAAGCGCAGTTTGGTGAAACCATCAAAGAAGAAAATTGGGAATATTTCTACGATGCCATTGAAGGTTTTGACGACTATGAATTAGGCAATATTTACCATTTGAAAGTTTCCAAAAAAGATGTAGAAAACCCCGTTGCAGACGGATCTTCTTTTACATATCACATGGAACAATTGGTAAGCAAAAAACCAATCAGTGAAGACACCACTTTTACCTTATTTTTGAAGCAAGAAGGCGTTCCAGCCTATATCAGTAAAAATGAGGAAGTTGATAATTATGTCTTGGCAAATGAATTGGTGGTAGTGACTGATAGTGAAGCTACTGCAATGGCTCTCGACAAAAAATTAGCAGAAGAAACTCCCTTCAATGGTGTTTTCAAACATACAAACGATAGGGATGCTATTGTATTGATAGGATTGGAGTAA
- a CDS encoding rhodanese-related sulfurtransferase — protein sequence MALYNKFDKRLLKEKLVEEPFKRVTLSFYQYAKIDDVEAFRNELYRTWEQYSVFGRIYVATEGINAQLSVPEPHFEAWKRQLYSIDFLDNVRLNIAVEDDGKSFYVLKIKIRPKILADGLNDETFEVTNKGKHLNAEEFNQLAADKETVIVDMRNHYESEVGHFENAICPDVDTFRDSLPIVEDILKGKEDKNIVMYCTGGIRCEKASAWFKHKGFKKVHQLNGGIINYAHEVEQKGLENKFRGKNFVFDDRLGERISDEIISECHQCGKPCDTHINCANDACHLLFIQCEECAAKYDACCGEDCQETIHLPFEEQKERRKGIEKGQQIYRKGRNNRLRPKLYEERKEK from the coding sequence ATGGCTCTTTACAACAAATTTGACAAAAGACTATTGAAGGAAAAACTCGTTGAAGAACCTTTTAAACGGGTTACATTGTCGTTTTATCAATATGCGAAAATTGATGATGTGGAAGCATTTCGCAATGAACTCTACCGTACATGGGAACAGTATAGTGTTTTTGGCCGTATTTATGTGGCGACTGAAGGGATTAATGCTCAATTGAGTGTGCCTGAACCACATTTTGAAGCATGGAAAAGGCAGTTGTATAGCATTGATTTTTTGGACAATGTGCGTTTGAACATTGCAGTGGAAGATGATGGGAAGTCGTTCTATGTATTGAAAATCAAGATTCGACCCAAAATTCTGGCGGATGGTTTGAATGATGAAACCTTTGAAGTGACGAATAAAGGGAAGCACTTGAATGCGGAAGAATTCAATCAGTTGGCAGCCGATAAGGAAACGGTTATTGTGGATATGCGGAATCACTATGAGAGTGAGGTGGGGCATTTTGAGAATGCGATTTGTCCTGATGTAGATACTTTTCGGGATTCACTGCCGATTGTAGAGGACATTTTGAAGGGTAAGGAAGACAAAAATATTGTGATGTATTGTACAGGCGGTATTCGATGTGAAAAGGCGAGTGCATGGTTCAAACACAAGGGTTTCAAGAAGGTGCATCAACTGAATGGAGGCATTATCAACTATGCTCATGAGGTGGAACAGAAGGGGCTGGAGAACAAATTTAGAGGTAAAAACTTTGTATTTGATGACCGATTGGGTGAGCGGATTTCGGATGAAATCATTAGTGAGTGTCATCAATGTGGGAAACCATGTGATACACACATCAACTGTGCAAATGATGCTTGTCATTTGTTGTTTATTCAGTGTGAGGAGTGTGCTGCAAAATACGATGCTTGCTGTGGTGAAGACTGTCAAGAAACGATTCACCTACCTTTTGAAGAACAAAAAGAACGGCGAAAAGGCATCGAAAAAGGGCAACAGATTTACCGCAAGGGACGCAATAATCGGTTGCGTCCAAAATTATATGAAGAACGAAAAGAGAAATAG
- a CDS encoding YCF48-related protein: MNKLISFFFCFFPLLALLACNKEKEPFTESSCTEVLDRWAINTVDYFNNSKSDLFFTSNEVGYVVGIAGTILKTSNGGLDWELTNYKKTTSNSDRFAHLQTIYFIDESIGYIGGKSIFDFSTNTHSGAVLLHTSDGGENWAERYFENVLNIHDLIFFDQENGLGLFTVRNEDDNSELRMVKTNNKGETWNEIPLPLKRIRSYQFTATSSFLIIWGSDEYNKSFILKSKDNGLNWQIASNPQPNNATLSSMYFIDEEFGFAICGRAIYQTKDSGNSWKEISSPMNSHALIHFSSRTEGFVFSPVFEVFEGNFEPLLVLKFYEVFQTIDGGMEWTKTEIPKECDFTGLSYSPSKNTLFSIGKTINRFDIK, from the coding sequence ATGAATAAACTTATCTCTTTCTTTTTTTGTTTCTTTCCCCTTCTCGCCCTATTAGCATGCAATAAGGAGAAAGAACCTTTCACTGAATCGTCATGTACAGAGGTATTGGATAGATGGGCAATAAATACTGTCGACTACTTTAATAACTCTAAAAGTGATTTATTTTTTACTTCAAACGAAGTGGGCTACGTAGTAGGAATTGCAGGGACTATTCTCAAAACTTCAAATGGTGGTCTTGATTGGGAACTGACCAATTACAAAAAAACTACTTCAAATTCGGATAGATTTGCTCACTTGCAGACCATTTACTTCATAGATGAATCCATTGGTTATATTGGAGGTAAAAGCATTTTTGATTTTTCTACTAATACACATAGTGGAGCTGTTTTATTGCATACAAGTGATGGTGGAGAGAATTGGGCGGAAAGATATTTTGAAAATGTTTTGAACATTCACGATTTAATTTTCTTTGATCAAGAAAACGGACTGGGCTTGTTTACCGTTCGCAATGAGGATGATAATTCAGAATTGCGAATGGTCAAAACAAACAACAAAGGGGAGACATGGAATGAAATTCCTCTACCATTAAAGCGGATAAGGTCTTACCAATTCACTGCAACTTCTTCATTTTTGATAATATGGGGTTCAGATGAATACAACAAATCCTTTATATTGAAGTCTAAAGATAATGGTTTGAATTGGCAAATAGCGTCAAATCCACAACCTAATAATGCTACTCTAAGTTCAATGTACTTTATTGATGAAGAGTTTGGGTTTGCTATCTGTGGGAGAGCTATTTATCAAACAAAAGATAGTGGAAATTCTTGGAAGGAGATCAGTAGTCCAATGAATTCACACGCATTGATTCACTTTAGCTCAAGAACAGAGGGGTTTGTATTTAGCCCTGTTTTTGAAGTCTTTGAAGGAAATTTTGAGCCTCTATTGGTATTGAAATTTTATGAGGTTTTTCAAACAATAGATGGAGGAATGGAATGGACAAAAACGGAAATTCCTAAAGAGTGTGATTTTACGGGATTGAGTTATTCCCCTTCAAAAAATACCCTTTTCAGTATTGGAAAAACAATCAATAGGTTTGACATCAAGTAG
- a CDS encoding M12 family metallopeptidase produces MKNTMLNISRLSVVIICSLILSFLFADNAWAQRSFKRKPLVIQKNTTISPKIFGQLDPEMYKPEVTNRDIRQASIQLPFAKSPQTLNVEVIDGLVLLDGDIIVGRAVEVFGDGAAAISGNNYRWTNGEIPYVIANNHPKRNDILSAISRINAETKLCLSPRTNQSDYVEFISGGGCASWVGKQGGRQEIVIGGCSIGSIQHEILHASGLFHEQSRQDRDSYITINWNNITAGKSHNFQKYTDRGYAGVDLGSYDFGSIMHYGPTAFSKNGQPTIVSKVAGKTFGQRTALSTGDKSAVAALYPNGGCNTGGSTTNVTEDCISFNYNNISIKPYTNGRYRIIEGTSHAMFVFPNYAEAKKAYDIIKYYKMNKSCFVGRPDPSFEYMLVNNNAPQGNMSGEDCISFNPNNIQVKQISGRWKIIEGSHYIFDFGSNYTEAKKTYDIIKKHGFRKTCYVGRPDPSFQYMKK; encoded by the coding sequence ATGAAAAACACAATGTTAAACATCAGCCGACTTTCAGTAGTCATCATTTGCAGCTTAATTCTTAGCTTTCTTTTTGCAGACAACGCATGGGCGCAACGCAGTTTCAAAAGAAAACCTTTGGTCATCCAAAAAAACACCACGATTAGCCCAAAGATTTTTGGACAATTAGATCCCGAAATGTACAAACCCGAAGTTACGAACCGTGATATTAGACAAGCTTCCATTCAATTGCCTTTCGCAAAAAGCCCACAAACTTTGAATGTAGAAGTCATTGACGGATTGGTACTTTTAGATGGCGACATTATTGTAGGGCGAGCAGTTGAAGTATTTGGTGACGGTGCTGCTGCAATCAGTGGCAACAATTACCGATGGACAAACGGTGAAATCCCCTATGTGATTGCCAACAATCACCCAAAACGAAATGATATTCTAAGTGCTATCAGTCGCATCAATGCTGAAACCAAATTGTGCTTATCTCCTCGCACCAATCAGTCTGACTATGTAGAGTTTATATCAGGTGGAGGATGTGCTTCTTGGGTAGGTAAACAAGGTGGTCGTCAAGAAATTGTAATTGGAGGTTGCTCAATAGGAAGTATTCAACACGAAATTTTACACGCATCAGGGCTATTCCACGAACAATCTCGACAAGATAGAGATAGCTATATTACCATCAATTGGAACAACATCACAGCTGGCAAAAGCCACAACTTCCAAAAATACACAGATAGAGGTTATGCAGGTGTGGACTTAGGCAGTTACGATTTTGGTTCTATTATGCACTACGGCCCAACTGCTTTCAGCAAAAACGGACAACCGACCATCGTAAGCAAAGTTGCAGGTAAAACGTTTGGGCAACGTACAGCCTTAAGTACAGGTGATAAGTCAGCCGTTGCAGCTTTGTACCCCAATGGCGGATGCAACACAGGCGGCTCAACTACCAATGTAACAGAAGATTGCATTAGCTTCAATTACAATAACATATCTATCAAACCTTATACCAATGGACGCTACCGCATCATTGAAGGTACAAGTCACGCCATGTTTGTCTTTCCCAACTATGCAGAAGCCAAAAAAGCCTACGACATCATCAAATACTACAAAATGAACAAATCTTGTTTTGTAGGACGACCTGACCCTTCTTTTGAATATATGCTTGTAAACAACAATGCTCCTCAAGGAAATATGTCAGGTGAAGATTGTATAAGCTTCAATCCCAACAATATTCAGGTGAAACAAATTAGCGGACGTTGGAAAATCATAGAAGGTAGCCACTACATCTTTGACTTTGGCAGCAACTACACCGAAGCCAAGAAAACGTATGACATCATCAAAAAACACGGATTCCGAAAAACTTGTTATGTCGGACGACCTGATCCTTCTTTCCAATACATGAAAAAGTAA
- a CDS encoding TIR domain-containing protein, translating to MNTQQNPTSIFLSYAKEDKPFKDKLLKHLSLMIRRNEIDVWDDEQIAGGQNWKEEIEKKLRTVHIAILLVSSDFLASDFINDFEIPILMERGKRGEVRIVPMLIRPVYFQGSEFSDFQGLPRSGQPISNWQNEDEAWISVVGDLVKIIEEKAKEVVNIASEKQTEKTWDVTKIRALISDGKLPEALNELDLIATQKGDQDFTDSLTILKSRLKQITRGSMLGLVSHQEELLERNKITYAVLGLLGDKF from the coding sequence TTGAATACACAACAAAATCCAACCAGCATTTTCCTTTCTTATGCCAAAGAAGACAAACCCTTCAAAGACAAATTGTTGAAGCATCTTTCTTTGATGATTAGAAGAAATGAAATTGATGTTTGGGACGATGAACAAATAGCAGGCGGCCAAAACTGGAAAGAGGAGATCGAAAAGAAACTAAGAACTGTACACATTGCTATTTTGTTGGTAAGCTCGGATTTTTTGGCATCTGATTTTATCAATGATTTTGAAATACCTATCCTAATGGAAAGAGGCAAGAGAGGAGAGGTGAGAATTGTGCCAATGTTGATTCGTCCCGTTTATTTTCAAGGAAGTGAATTTTCTGATTTCCAAGGACTTCCGAGGTCTGGACAACCTATCAGCAATTGGCAGAACGAGGATGAAGCTTGGATTAGTGTGGTAGGGGACTTGGTGAAAATTATTGAAGAAAAAGCAAAGGAGGTCGTAAACATAGCTTCTGAAAAACAGACAGAAAAAACATGGGATGTAACGAAAATTAGGGCTTTGATATCGGATGGCAAACTTCCCGAAGCTTTGAACGAATTGGATTTGATTGCGACCCAAAAAGGCGACCAAGATTTTACCGATTCTTTGACCATCCTCAAAAGTAGATTGAAACAAATAACAAGAGGTTCTATGTTGGGATTGGTGTCGCATCAGGAAGAATTGTTGGAACGAAATAAAATTACCTATGCAGTGCTTGGTTTGTTGGGAGATAAGTTCTGA
- a CDS encoding TerC family protein, translating to METLNIDNLFTLFMLIMLQAVLGFDNLLYISLESKNAPADKQSYVRKVGIGLAIILRIVLLFILISVIQYFQDPIFGIHIGDYVHSQFNIHSLIVLLGGAFIIYTAMKEIWHMISLQSEDEHGHIEQKKSSSTGQVIFMIVLMNLVFSFDSILSAMALTKVFWVMATAIIIGGLLMMWLSDRVSNFLQQNRMYEVLGLFVLFLVGVMLLSEGGHLAHIELWGSEIHPMSKATFYFILFIMVITDVVQGRYQKKLIMETAANRSQLQNNS from the coding sequence ATGGAAACCCTAAATATTGATAATCTTTTCACCCTCTTCATGCTCATCATGCTACAAGCAGTTTTAGGTTTTGACAACCTACTGTATATTTCCTTAGAATCTAAAAATGCGCCAGCCGACAAACAATCGTATGTACGGAAAGTCGGCATTGGTTTGGCGATTATCTTGCGTATTGTTTTGTTATTTATCCTTATCAGCGTTATTCAATATTTTCAAGACCCCATTTTCGGCATACATATTGGAGATTATGTGCATAGTCAGTTCAACATTCACAGCCTCATTGTGTTGTTAGGGGGAGCGTTCATTATTTACACTGCCATGAAAGAAATATGGCACATGATTTCTTTGCAATCTGAGGATGAACACGGACATATAGAGCAAAAGAAAAGTTCTTCAACAGGTCAAGTTATATTTATGATTGTATTGATGAACCTTGTTTTTTCTTTCGATTCCATCTTGAGTGCCATGGCTTTGACCAAGGTTTTTTGGGTGATGGCAACAGCAATTATCATTGGTGGTCTTCTGATGATGTGGCTTTCGGATCGGGTCTCCAACTTTTTGCAGCAAAATCGAATGTATGAAGTTTTGGGTTTATTTGTATTGTTTTTGGTCGGCGTTATGTTACTTTCAGAAGGAGGACATTTGGCGCATATAGAATTGTGGGGTAGCGAAATACACCCTATGAGCAAGGCTACTTTCTACTTCATTTTGTTCATTATGGTCATAACCGATGTGGTACAAGGTCGCTATCAGAAAAAACTGATAATGGAAACTGCGGCAAATCGTTCACAGTTGCAAAATAATAGTTAA
- a CDS encoding amidohydrolase family protein: MTTLTATQTQRVQTQQEVINSLEPWDLRSIVTKKIMDKGGWVNTHNHLDRAYTLNAETFPYTNAYLKDKWYIVDKMKSESTVDQIYGRMAKATEYFLEQGVQALGTFIDIDDIMEDKSIKAAIRLRDNYGSDIEIKFVNQVLKGVIDPKSRAWFDLGAQFVDIIGGLPAKDDGHEEEHLDILLTTAKSMGKMAHVHIDQFNSPDEKETELLARKTIEHGMQGRVVGVHGISIGAHPLTYRKELYSLMREADLMMIACPTAWIDHDRTERLVPSHNSVTPIDELLPEGITVGLGVDNISDVYKPYSDGNMWTELRVALESCHFYDIDQLVNLATTNGLRVLGITE, from the coding sequence ATGACAACTCTAACAGCAACACAAACACAGAGAGTTCAGACACAGCAAGAAGTAATTAACTCGCTTGAACCATGGGACTTGCGAAGTATCGTTACGAAAAAGATTATGGACAAAGGCGGTTGGGTGAACACACACAATCACTTAGATCGTGCCTATACTTTGAATGCAGAAACGTTCCCTTACACCAATGCTTACTTGAAAGATAAATGGTATATCGTTGATAAAATGAAAAGTGAGTCGACTGTCGACCAGATTTACGGACGTATGGCAAAAGCGACCGAATATTTTTTGGAGCAAGGCGTACAAGCGTTGGGTACTTTCATTGATATTGACGACATCATGGAAGACAAATCTATCAAGGCGGCCATTCGTTTGAGAGACAATTATGGCAGTGACATCGAAATCAAATTTGTGAACCAAGTTTTGAAGGGAGTAATTGACCCAAAATCTCGTGCATGGTTTGATTTGGGAGCACAGTTTGTGGATATTATCGGTGGATTGCCTGCAAAAGACGATGGACACGAAGAAGAACACCTCGATATTTTGCTTACAACTGCAAAAAGTATGGGCAAAATGGCACACGTTCACATTGACCAATTTAACTCTCCTGACGAAAAGGAAACCGAACTATTGGCCCGCAAAACCATCGAACATGGTATGCAAGGTAGAGTCGTTGGAGTGCATGGTATTTCGATTGGCGCACATCCTTTGACCTACCGCAAAGAATTGTACAGTTTGATGCGTGAGGCGGATTTGATGATGATTGCTTGCCCAACGGCATGGATTGACCACGACCGCACAGAACGTTTAGTGCCAAGTCACAATTCGGTTACGCCAATTGACGAACTACTTCCTGAAGGCATCACCGTTGGTCTGGGCGTTGATAACATTTCGGATGTGTACAAGCCTTATTCTGATGGAAATATGTGGACAGAACTTCGAGTAGCTTTGGAATCTTGCCACTTCTACGATATTGACCAGCTTGTGAACTTGGCTACGACCAATGGTTTGCGGGTGTTGGGAATTACTGAATAA
- a CDS encoding DUF5522 domain-containing protein translates to MAKLEEGIDFYFNKEGLMVLTEKYLLERGYCCKNGCKHCPYGYKKKK, encoded by the coding sequence ATGGCAAAGTTGGAAGAAGGAATTGATTTTTACTTCAATAAAGAAGGGCTAATGGTATTGACTGAAAAGTATCTTTTGGAGCGGGGTTACTGCTGCAAAAATGGTTGTAAGCATTGTCCTTATGGGTATAAGAAGAAGAAATAG
- a CDS encoding NAD(P)(+) transhydrogenase (Re/Si-specific) subunit beta: protein MGNINTLFEIGYLISAVGFIVGLRGLSNPATARKGNLIAGAAMIFAVFLTLFIPMEGAENNYLWIFAGLAIGTGIGLLYATRVAMTAMPELVSLFNGFGGACAIVVSVIEIYGKSQGEVVFSQELTILLTLFIGSVAFTGSLVAYGKLNGSLGDKTIPQIVNTIIVLVIVGVIGYMLMGTDVDMIFVVVLLVISLIYGYTFVMPIGGADMPVVISLLNSFTGLTAAMAGIIYGNQIMLLGGILVGSSGTILTILMCEAMNRSLLNVLIGSFGGGGAATSGGAGQENQVAKPTTANDAAMLMFYADNVVLVPGYGLAVAQAQNVCKDLETVLERNGVNVRYAIHPVAGRMPGHMNVLLAEADVNYDKLMDLDASNEVLPKADVAIIVGANDVVNPAAKTDKSSPIYGMPILDVEKAKRTIVLKRSMSTGYAGIQNQLFFNENNQMLFGDAKDSIQKLVTELKNLE from the coding sequence AGCTCGAAAAGGCAACTTGATAGCAGGTGCTGCCATGATTTTCGCCGTTTTTTTGACACTATTCATTCCAATGGAAGGGGCTGAAAATAACTACTTGTGGATTTTTGCAGGTTTGGCGATTGGTACTGGAATAGGGTTATTGTATGCTACAAGAGTGGCGATGACTGCAATGCCTGAATTGGTGTCGCTTTTCAATGGATTTGGAGGAGCGTGTGCGATTGTGGTATCAGTTATTGAAATTTACGGCAAATCACAGGGGGAAGTTGTTTTTTCACAAGAACTGACCATTTTGCTGACGCTGTTTATTGGTAGTGTGGCGTTTACAGGGAGCTTGGTGGCTTATGGAAAACTGAATGGAAGCCTTGGTGACAAGACGATTCCGCAAATTGTGAACACTATAATTGTATTGGTCATTGTAGGGGTGATTGGTTATATGCTCATGGGAACGGATGTTGACATGATATTTGTTGTTGTCTTGTTGGTCATTTCATTGATTTATGGCTATACCTTCGTGATGCCCATTGGAGGGGCAGATATGCCAGTAGTAATATCTCTACTGAATTCATTTACAGGACTTACTGCTGCGATGGCAGGTATTATTTACGGCAATCAAATCATGCTTTTGGGGGGTATTTTGGTGGGTTCTTCTGGAACGATTTTGACCATTTTGATGTGTGAAGCCATGAACCGTTCTCTGTTAAACGTATTGATTGGATCGTTTGGTGGTGGCGGTGCGGCTACAAGTGGCGGTGCTGGCCAGGAGAATCAAGTAGCAAAACCAACTACTGCAAATGATGCGGCCATGTTGATGTTTTATGCCGACAATGTGGTGTTGGTGCCAGGCTATGGCTTGGCAGTGGCTCAAGCGCAAAATGTTTGTAAGGATTTAGAAACAGTCTTGGAGCGAAATGGTGTAAATGTGCGTTATGCGATACACCCTGTTGCGGGACGTATGCCTGGACACATGAATGTATTGTTGGCAGAAGCGGATGTGAATTATGATAAGTTGATGGACTTGGACGCATCCAATGAGGTATTGCCAAAAGCAGATGTAGCCATCATTGTGGGCGCAAATGATGTGGTGAACCCTGCTGCAAAAACTGATAAATCGAGTCCTATTTACGGAATGCCGATTTTGGATGTTGAAAAAGCAAAACGAACGATTGTTTTGAAACGAAGTATGAGTACGGGATATGCAGGTATTCAAAACCAATTGTTCTTCAATGAAAACAACCAGATGCTCTTTGGAGATGCCAAAGACTCAATTCAGAAATTGGTAACAGAATTGAAGAATTTGGAGTAG